In the Alkaliphilus oremlandii OhILAs genome, one interval contains:
- a CDS encoding ABC transporter ATP-binding protein: MAYAIEMLGITKKFPGIKANDNVTLRVEKGQIHALLGENGAGKSTLMSVLFGLYQPEEGIIKVNGEEVKITNPNVANDYGIGMVHQHFKLVENFTVAENIILGMEPKKSFGRIDMKKAIQRVVEISEQYGLKVDPNAKIEDISVGMQQRVEILKMLYRNADILIFDEPTAVLTPQEIRELIKIMKGLIKEGKTIILITHKLKEIKEVADQCSVLRRGKYIGTVNVSDTSEEKMAEMMVGREVSFEVEKEEANPTDVVLEIKDLTVKDNRNLEAVKNLSLKVRAGEILCIAGIDGNGQTELIEALTGLRKIEKGTILLNGESIENENTRNRTLKGIGHIPEDRQKYGLVLDFKVEENMVLQTYFKEPFSKKGILNFKEIRAFSDRLIREFDVRSGQGSLSDARGMSGGNQQKAIIAREIERSPELLIAAQPTRGLDVGAIEYIHNRLVQERDKGRAILLVSLEMEEVLNLSDRIAVIYEGEIVGTVKASETNENELGLMMAGSKKGDTISDE, from the coding sequence ATGGCATATGCTATTGAAATGTTAGGGATAACGAAAAAGTTTCCTGGTATCAAGGCTAATGACAATGTTACATTACGTGTTGAAAAGGGTCAAATTCATGCACTTTTAGGTGAAAATGGAGCGGGGAAATCCACACTGATGAGTGTTTTATTCGGTCTTTATCAACCGGAAGAGGGAATTATTAAAGTAAATGGAGAAGAAGTTAAAATAACGAATCCAAATGTTGCCAATGATTACGGTATTGGTATGGTTCATCAGCATTTTAAGCTGGTTGAAAATTTTACGGTTGCCGAGAATATCATATTGGGTATGGAGCCTAAAAAATCCTTTGGTAGAATTGATATGAAAAAAGCCATTCAAAGAGTAGTAGAAATTAGTGAACAATATGGCTTAAAGGTAGATCCAAATGCAAAAATCGAAGACATATCTGTAGGAATGCAGCAAAGAGTTGAAATTTTAAAAATGCTTTATCGAAATGCAGATATTCTAATTTTTGATGAACCCACTGCTGTATTAACCCCTCAAGAGATTAGAGAGCTGATCAAAATAATGAAGGGCTTAATCAAAGAGGGAAAAACGATCATTTTAATTACACATAAATTAAAAGAGATCAAAGAGGTTGCGGATCAATGCAGTGTTCTTCGCCGTGGAAAATACATTGGCACTGTAAATGTGTCCGATACAAGCGAAGAAAAAATGGCAGAAATGATGGTTGGTAGAGAAGTAAGTTTTGAAGTTGAAAAGGAAGAAGCAAATCCAACTGATGTGGTGTTAGAGATAAAAGATCTAACGGTGAAGGATAATCGTAATCTAGAAGCCGTAAAAAATTTAAGTTTAAAGGTACGTGCTGGAGAGATTCTCTGTATTGCTGGTATCGATGGCAATGGACAAACAGAGCTCATAGAAGCACTGACTGGACTTAGAAAAATAGAAAAAGGAACGATTCTACTCAATGGAGAATCCATTGAAAATGAAAACACTAGAAATAGAACCTTGAAGGGAATCGGTCATATACCTGAGGACCGCCAAAAGTATGGGCTTGTATTAGATTTTAAGGTTGAAGAAAATATGGTTCTTCAAACATACTTCAAAGAACCTTTTTCTAAAAAAGGTATATTGAACTTTAAAGAGATCAGAGCCTTCTCTGACCGATTGATTAGAGAATTTGACGTGCGTAGTGGACAAGGGAGCTTATCCGATGCTAGAGGTATGTCTGGCGGAAATCAACAGAAAGCAATTATTGCTAGGGAAATAGAACGTTCTCCAGAGTTATTAATTGCAGCACAGCCTACAAGGGGACTGGACGTTGGCGCCATAGAATATATTCACAATCGTTTGGTTCAGGAAAGGGATAAAGGAAGAGCAATTCTCTTGGTTTCTTTGGAGATGGAAGAGGTGCTGAACCTGTCCGATCGAATCGCTGTTATTTACGAAGGAGAAATTGTAGGCACCGTAAAGGCTAGTGAGACAAATGAGAACGAGTTAGGTTTAATGATGGCCGGTTCTAAGAAAGGAGATACTATTTCCGATGAGTAA
- the grdD gene encoding glycine/sarcosine/betaine reductase complex component C subunit alpha, translating into MSENIKEMIGKVFNDIADAMETGQFGSKVKVGITILGSEHGIDNMVKGAELAAKNSQDYEVVLIGPKVDTKLRIVEANTEDEAHKKMEELLDNGEIDACVTMHYNFPIGVSTVGKVITPAKGQEMFLATTTGTSSPHRAEAMVKNALYGIIAAKSTGIENPTVGILNVDGARQVERALKELNNNGYPINFVESMRSDGGAVMRGNDLLAGTPDVMIQDTLTGNIFMKVFSSYTTGGDYEALGYGYGPGIGDGYDRTVLILSRASGVPVVAGAIAYGAQLVKGNLKEVAKREFSAAKKAKLEEILKSLTVDHKKSSSAEDEEVVAPPKEVVTGSISGIDIMDLEDAVKALWKKGIYAESGMGCTGPILMVHEDKIKIATDVLGEAGFVAKEADPC; encoded by the coding sequence ATGAGTGAAAATATAAAAGAAATGATAGGTAAAGTATTTAATGATATTGCAGACGCAATGGAAACAGGTCAGTTTGGCAGTAAAGTAAAAGTAGGGATCACCATTCTAGGAAGTGAGCACGGCATTGACAATATGGTCAAAGGTGCGGAGTTGGCTGCAAAAAACAGTCAGGACTACGAAGTTGTATTGATTGGACCCAAAGTAGACACAAAGCTTAGAATTGTTGAAGCAAATACAGAGGACGAAGCTCACAAAAAAATGGAAGAGCTTTTAGACAACGGAGAAATAGACGCCTGCGTTACGATGCACTATAATTTTCCAATCGGCGTATCCACCGTGGGAAAGGTGATTACACCTGCAAAGGGACAGGAAATGTTTTTAGCCACAACTACAGGGACCTCTTCTCCTCATCGAGCAGAGGCCATGGTGAAGAATGCGCTGTATGGTATCATTGCAGCTAAATCCACTGGTATAGAAAATCCAACGGTAGGAATCTTAAATGTAGATGGCGCTCGACAGGTGGAAAGAGCCTTAAAGGAACTGAACAACAATGGGTATCCAATAAACTTTGTAGAATCCATGAGATCCGACGGTGGTGCTGTAATGAGAGGGAATGACCTTTTGGCTGGAACGCCGGACGTTATGATTCAAGACACACTAACAGGAAATATTTTTATGAAGGTGTTCTCATCCTATACAACGGGAGGGGACTATGAAGCTTTGGGATACGGATATGGACCAGGTATTGGAGATGGATATGACAGAACCGTATTGATATTATCTAGAGCCTCTGGTGTTCCCGTAGTTGCAGGAGCAATTGCCTATGGCGCACAATTGGTAAAAGGTAATTTAAAAGAAGTGGCAAAAAGAGAATTTTCTGCTGCTAAAAAAGCTAAATTGGAAGAAATATTAAAGTCCTTGACTGTAGATCATAAAAAATCCAGCAGTGCTGAAGATGAAGAAGTTGTCGCTCCGCCAAAAGAGGTAGTAACTGGTTCTATTTCAGGGATCGACATTATGGATTTAGAGGATGCAGTAAAGGCGCTTTGGAAAAAGGGAATTTATGCTGAAAGCGGCATGGGTTGTACAGGACCGATTTTGATGGTTCATGAAGATAAAATTAAAATAGCAACGGATGTTTTAGGAGAAGCTGGATTCGTCGCAAAAGAAGCAGATCCTTGTTAG
- a CDS encoding BMP family lipoprotein, whose amino-acid sequence MKKSSLALLLIVVLMMSVVLTACGGKTNTGETPETPGTETPETPQANNGDFLVGLVTDIGGIDDKSFNQGTWEGIERFAKEFGTDKNYLQSEKDSDYIPNLSTFADEQASLIVAPGFLFENAMKETAANFPEQKFLIIDAVVEADNVASAVFAEHEGSFLVGVAAALKTKEAGKDTVGYIGGMDFEAIQKFEAGFEAGVWAVDPNMKVVVEYAGAFDNAQAGQALAAKMYDQGAHVIFHAAGGTGNGLIKEAQDRRINGQDVWAIGVDRDQYEDGIYDGDKSAVLTSMIKKVDVAAYEISKLTLDGKFPGGETYLFDLANEGVGIPAKNPNLSDEIVKAANDYIPQITSGKLEVSPVPSRLK is encoded by the coding sequence GTGAAAAAAAGTTCATTAGCATTACTATTAATTGTTGTTTTGATGATGTCAGTAGTTCTTACTGCTTGTGGCGGAAAGACGAACACAGGTGAAACACCAGAAACACCAGGAACTGAAACACCGGAAACACCTCAAGCGAACAATGGCGATTTCTTAGTTGGTCTTGTAACTGATATCGGTGGTATCGACGATAAATCATTCAACCAAGGTACTTGGGAAGGTATTGAAAGATTTGCAAAAGAATTTGGAACAGATAAAAACTATCTTCAATCTGAAAAAGATTCAGATTATATTCCAAACCTATCTACATTTGCAGATGAGCAAGCAAGTTTAATTGTTGCTCCTGGATTCTTATTTGAAAATGCGATGAAAGAAACCGCAGCAAATTTCCCAGAGCAAAAGTTCTTAATCATCGATGCTGTAGTTGAAGCAGATAATGTAGCAAGTGCTGTATTTGCTGAGCATGAAGGATCTTTCTTAGTAGGAGTAGCAGCAGCGTTAAAAACAAAAGAAGCTGGTAAAGATACTGTAGGTTACATCGGTGGTATGGATTTTGAAGCAATTCAAAAATTCGAAGCTGGATTCGAAGCTGGTGTTTGGGCAGTAGATCCGAACATGAAAGTTGTAGTTGAATATGCAGGTGCATTTGATAATGCGCAAGCTGGTCAAGCTTTAGCAGCTAAAATGTACGATCAAGGTGCACACGTTATTTTCCACGCAGCTGGTGGTACTGGTAATGGATTAATTAAAGAAGCACAAGATAGAAGAATCAATGGCCAAGACGTATGGGCAATCGGTGTAGATAGAGACCAATACGAAGATGGTATTTATGATGGCGATAAATCAGCAGTATTAACATCAATGATTAAAAAAGTTGACGTAGCTGCTTATGAAATTTCAAAACTTACTTTAGATGGTAAATTCCCAGGTGGAGAAACTTATCTTTTCGATTTAGCAAATGAAGGTGTTGGTATACCTGCAAAGAATCCAAACTTATCTGATGAAATCGTAAAGGCAGCAAATGATTATATTCCACAAATTACATCTGGAAAATTAGAAGTATCTCCTGTACCATCAAGATTAAAATAG
- the grdC gene encoding glycine/sarcosine/betaine reductase complex component C subunit beta, with product MSYAVAKASGYVLVHTPDMILHSGTTQTIEKLTNPNSDYLKKLPEHLRSFEEVVSYPPNQVYIGSMKPEELNQYEAPWYDKKVEGAKRDGKLGEIMPQDEFIALMKISDVFDLVKLEKAFTEMVKVKMEQHPLISAEMVAKLKDGEDLSEIEKFINEQHAEPIYNEGKVIGCVKRAHEVDVNLNAHVIFENLVVKASGFLAFLHLLDKNKIDPKDIDYVVECSEEACGDMNQRGGGNFAKAIAELAGAINATGSDTRGFCAAPTHALIEAAALVQSGVYDNVVIVAGGATAKLGMNGKDHVKKELPILEDVLGGFAVLVSKNDGVNPILRTDLVGRHTVGTGSSPQAVITSLITAPLDKGGLKITDVDKYSVEMQNPDITKPAGAGDVPEANYKMIAALGVKRNELERSDVATFGHKHGMPGWAPTQGHIPSGVPYIGHAIDAFRNNEIERAMIVGKGSLFLGRMTNQFDGVSMIMEKNTGAKAEVGSGISENEVKTMIAEAMREFASHLLGK from the coding sequence ATGTCATATGCTGTAGCAAAGGCTTCCGGTTACGTTTTAGTTCATACACCGGATATGATTCTTCATAGCGGTACTACACAAACGATTGAAAAGTTAACGAATCCAAATTCTGATTACTTAAAAAAGCTTCCGGAGCATTTACGTAGCTTCGAAGAAGTGGTAAGCTACCCTCCGAACCAAGTCTACATTGGTTCAATGAAACCAGAAGAATTAAATCAATATGAAGCTCCTTGGTATGACAAAAAAGTAGAAGGTGCAAAACGAGATGGTAAATTAGGTGAAATCATGCCACAGGACGAATTCATTGCACTGATGAAAATATCCGATGTATTTGATCTCGTTAAATTAGAAAAGGCTTTTACAGAAATGGTAAAGGTAAAAATGGAACAGCATCCTTTGATCAGCGCTGAAATGGTGGCGAAATTAAAAGATGGAGAAGACTTGAGCGAAATTGAAAAATTTATCAATGAGCAGCACGCAGAGCCAATCTATAACGAAGGTAAGGTAATTGGCTGTGTTAAGAGAGCTCATGAGGTGGACGTAAATTTAAATGCGCACGTTATTTTTGAAAATTTAGTGGTAAAAGCTTCGGGTTTCCTAGCTTTTTTACATCTTTTAGATAAAAACAAAATAGACCCTAAGGATATTGATTACGTTGTAGAATGTTCAGAGGAAGCTTGCGGCGATATGAATCAAAGGGGCGGCGGAAACTTTGCGAAAGCAATTGCAGAATTAGCAGGAGCGATCAATGCAACAGGCTCCGATACAAGAGGATTTTGTGCAGCACCAACCCATGCATTAATTGAAGCAGCAGCACTTGTGCAATCTGGCGTCTATGACAATGTTGTAATTGTAGCAGGCGGAGCGACAGCAAAGCTTGGTATGAACGGCAAGGATCACGTAAAAAAAGAATTACCGATATTAGAGGACGTCCTAGGTGGATTCGCGGTTTTAGTAAGTAAAAACGATGGTGTGAATCCAATTCTTAGAACAGATCTAGTAGGAAGACATACTGTAGGAACTGGCTCTTCACCACAGGCGGTGATCACATCTCTCATCACTGCACCACTGGACAAAGGTGGACTTAAGATAACAGATGTAGATAAATACTCCGTTGAAATGCAAAATCCTGATATCACAAAGCCTGCAGGTGCAGGAGATGTTCCAGAGGCCAACTACAAGATGATCGCTGCTCTTGGTGTAAAGAGAAATGAGCTTGAAAGAAGCGATGTTGCGACCTTTGGACATAAGCACGGTATGCCTGGCTGGGCACCGACACAAGGACATATCCCTTCCGGTGTTCCGTATATTGGTCATGCTATTGACGCTTTTAGAAATAATGAGATTGAAAGAGCGATGATTGTTGGAAAGGGAAGTTTATTCCTTGGAAGAATGACAAATCAATTTGACGGTGTTTCTATGATCATGGAGAAAAATACTGGAGCCAAAGCAGAGGTAGGCAGCGGCATTTCAGAAAATGAAGTAAAGACCATGATCGCTGAAGCAATGAGAGAGTTTGCGTCACACTTATTAGGGAAATAA
- the grdB gene encoding glycine reductase complex selenoprotein B — protein sequence MSKKRVVHYINQFFAGIGGEEKADIRPELREGVVGPGMALNTAMNEEAEIVATIICGDSYFNENLEEAKNEIIEMVKKYNPDLFIAGPAFNAGRYGVACGTIAKAVNDELEIPVLTGMYIENPGADMFKKNIYIVETGNSAAAMRKAVPAMASLAAKLLKGEAIGTPKEDQYIPRGIRKNYFSEEKGATRAVNMLMKKLKGEEFTTEYPMPDFDRVDPNPAVQDLSKIKIAIVTSGGIVPKGNPERIESSSASKYGKYDISSFDDLTEADHETAHGGYDPVYANIDPDRVIPVDVLRDMEKEGVIGELHKYFYTTVGNGTSVGNSKKFAEEFAKELIADGVQAVILTSTUGTCTRCGATMVKEIERAGIPVVHMCTVVPISLTVGANRIVPTVAIPHPLGNPNLEPKEEKALRRKLVEKALEALTTEVAGQTVFE from the coding sequence ATGAGCAAGAAAAGAGTTGTTCATTATATAAATCAATTCTTTGCTGGAATTGGTGGAGAAGAAAAAGCTGATATTAGACCTGAATTAAGAGAAGGCGTCGTTGGGCCAGGTATGGCTTTGAATACCGCAATGAACGAAGAGGCTGAAATCGTAGCAACGATTATCTGCGGAGACTCTTATTTCAATGAGAATCTAGAAGAAGCAAAAAATGAAATCATTGAAATGGTGAAAAAATATAATCCAGACCTATTTATTGCTGGGCCTGCATTCAATGCTGGTAGATACGGTGTTGCTTGTGGAACCATTGCGAAAGCAGTAAATGATGAGCTTGAAATCCCAGTTTTAACAGGTATGTATATAGAAAATCCAGGGGCAGATATGTTCAAAAAGAACATTTATATTGTTGAAACTGGAAATTCAGCAGCTGCCATGAGAAAAGCAGTGCCTGCAATGGCATCCCTTGCGGCAAAGTTATTAAAAGGTGAGGCAATTGGTACACCGAAAGAAGACCAATATATCCCTAGAGGCATTCGAAAGAATTATTTCTCAGAGGAAAAAGGTGCGACAAGAGCTGTCAACATGCTGATGAAGAAGCTAAAGGGTGAAGAATTTACAACGGAATATCCAATGCCTGATTTTGATCGAGTGGATCCAAATCCAGCAGTTCAAGATTTAAGCAAGATCAAAATTGCTATCGTAACTTCTGGTGGTATTGTACCGAAGGGAAATCCAGAGCGAATTGAATCTTCAAGTGCCTCCAAATATGGAAAATATGATATTTCGAGCTTTGATGATTTAACAGAGGCAGACCATGAAACCGCTCACGGTGGATACGACCCGGTATATGCCAATATTGATCCAGATAGAGTAATTCCTGTAGACGTACTAAGAGATATGGAGAAAGAAGGCGTTATTGGGGAATTACATAAATACTTCTATACAACTGTTGGAAATGGTACATCCGTTGGAAACTCTAAGAAATTTGCTGAAGAATTCGCTAAGGAATTAATTGCCGATGGCGTTCAGGCAGTTATCTTAACCTCTACGTGAGGTACTTGTACACGTTGCGGTGCAACGATGGTAAAAGAAATTGAAAGAGCAGGAATTCCTGTGGTTCATATGTGTACAGTAGTGCCAATATCCCTAACTGTTGGTGCCAATCGAATTGTACCTACAGTGGCAATCCCACATCCATTAGGAAATCCGAATTTGGAGCCGAAAGAAGAGAAGGCATTAAGAAGAAAGCTTGTTGAAAAGGCACTAGAGGCCTTAACAACAGAAGTAGCTGGGCAAACAGTATTTGAATAA
- the grdA gene encoding glycine/sarcosine/betaine reductase complex selenoprotein A — MARFDGKKIIIIGDRDGIPGPAIEECLKGTGAEVVFSATECFVUTAAGAMDLENQQRVKDLTEKYGADNVVVVLGAAEAEASGLAAETVTAGDPTFAGPLAGVQLGLRVYHAVEPQFKDEVDAGVYDDQVGMMEMVLDVDSIVEEMNNIRSEFSKYND; from the coding sequence ATGGCAAGATTTGATGGTAAGAAAATTATCATTATTGGCGATAGAGATGGAATTCCAGGTCCAGCAATCGAAGAGTGCCTAAAAGGAACAGGGGCAGAAGTAGTATTTTCAGCTACTGAATGCTTTGTCTGAACCGCTGCAGGTGCAATGGACCTTGAAAATCAACAAAGAGTAAAGGATTTAACTGAGAAATATGGAGCAGATAATGTAGTTGTAGTTCTAGGTGCAGCAGAAGCTGAAGCATCTGGATTGGCTGCAGAAACTGTTACAGCAGGAGATCCAACCTTTGCAGGGCCATTAGCGGGAGTCCAGTTAGGACTAAGAGTATACCATGCAGTAGAGCCTCAATTTAAAGATGAAGTAGATGCTGGGGTATATGACGATCAAGTAGGAATGATGGAAATGGTATTAGATGTAGATTCCATCGTAGAAGAAATGAACAACATCAGAAGTGAGTTTTCAAAATATAATGATTAA
- a CDS encoding radical SAM protein yields the protein MTMLKSLAEGQGIRMESKRQVLPVKGIIPFANVDGSGNRTTIFVQGCNLNCIYCHNPETIQLPCSETTHTNYTVEELITLLKQYSPYIRGITVSGGEATIYSDFLVELFKEVKKLGITCYVDTNGIFNKDHKLDLIEATDKFLFDIKGIDNLSKVTRKNIDHSFENLEYLLERNKIEEVRTVCIENYMDAEAVIREVAKRIKDYDDVLYKLIRVHYRGLTKEQVIAVKDSVPTKERMIALENLAKSLGVKNVMSIL from the coding sequence ATGACAATGCTAAAGTCTTTAGCAGAAGGACAAGGGATTCGTATGGAAAGTAAAAGACAAGTTCTACCAGTAAAAGGGATCATTCCTTTTGCCAATGTAGATGGAAGTGGTAATAGAACGACGATTTTTGTACAGGGCTGTAACCTCAATTGTATTTATTGCCATAATCCGGAAACCATACAATTGCCTTGCTCAGAAACAACACATACAAACTATACAGTTGAAGAACTGATCACCTTATTGAAACAGTATTCTCCCTATATTAGGGGGATTACTGTTTCAGGTGGTGAAGCCACAATATACAGTGACTTTTTAGTAGAACTCTTTAAAGAAGTAAAAAAACTAGGAATTACTTGCTATGTCGATACCAATGGAATTTTTAATAAAGATCATAAATTAGATTTAATTGAAGCAACCGATAAATTTCTTTTCGATATTAAAGGTATCGATAATTTATCTAAGGTGACTCGCAAAAATATTGATCATAGCTTTGAAAACCTAGAATATTTACTGGAAAGAAATAAGATTGAAGAAGTTCGAACCGTTTGCATCGAAAACTATATGGATGCAGAAGCTGTCATTAGAGAAGTTGCAAAACGTATTAAGGATTACGATGATGTCCTGTATAAATTGATACGAGTTCATTATAGGGGACTGACAAAAGAACAAGTCATAGCAGTAAAGGATTCTGTTCCGACGAAGGAACGAATGATAGCGCTAGAAAATTTAGCAAAATCCTTAGGTGTAAAAAATGTAATGAGTATACTATAA
- a CDS encoding YjjI family glycine radical enzyme, with product MIAKINEILDTAKSKSLTYEQKHHALANIAERLVDPIEVLSYTEEEVASIEDGFICDLNEGNTPYRPRYIVPDYSIFTKNGCQFLDMKAPENLDELLDGLLILYHNVPSVTSYPVFIGELDQLIDPFIKNEEEDYIKIKRFLNHIDKTIPDSFCHGNIGPKATKAGELILKAVIELQNPTPNMTIKYEKDATDREFAKLAAKACLLAAKPSFSNNQYYIQDVGEHGLASCYNALPMAGGAYTLVRLRLGTIAKACQTKEAFFDVELKKYTQFMLSIMDKRIKFMAEESNFFETSFLAKEGFIKKENFTAMPAIVGLADAVNHLLALEGKDERFGSSEYGDELAHQILTYMEAEVKNHVAPYCERTGNRYLFHAQVGASILECDKENTPAHRITVGDEPILPLHLTQSAQFHKYFPSGTGDLFAFDQTYLNNLDAVLDIVDGAFSKGYRYITTYLQNSDLIRVTGYLAKRSEVEKARREEVVLRNTEMLGMGTDDNAKVFSRRTRDSYGK from the coding sequence ATGATTGCAAAAATTAATGAAATTCTAGACACAGCCAAAAGTAAAAGTCTAACTTATGAACAAAAGCACCATGCCTTAGCAAATATAGCAGAGCGATTAGTAGATCCCATTGAAGTGTTAAGTTATACAGAGGAAGAAGTAGCTTCTATAGAAGATGGCTTTATATGCGATTTGAATGAAGGAAATACACCTTATAGACCAAGATACATCGTTCCAGATTATTCAATATTTACTAAAAATGGTTGTCAGTTTTTAGACATGAAGGCTCCTGAAAATTTAGATGAATTATTGGATGGGCTTCTTATTTTATATCATAATGTACCATCCGTTACGAGTTATCCAGTTTTTATTGGTGAATTGGACCAATTGATTGATCCTTTTATAAAAAATGAAGAGGAAGATTATATAAAAATCAAAAGATTTTTAAATCATATAGATAAAACAATACCAGATTCATTTTGTCATGGGAATATAGGGCCGAAGGCTACGAAAGCGGGAGAATTGATCTTAAAGGCCGTTATAGAATTACAAAACCCTACGCCAAATATGACAATCAAATATGAAAAGGATGCTACTGATAGAGAATTTGCAAAACTTGCAGCAAAGGCTTGCTTATTGGCAGCGAAACCATCCTTCTCTAACAACCAGTATTATATCCAAGATGTTGGAGAACATGGGCTTGCAAGCTGTTACAATGCTCTTCCTATGGCAGGTGGTGCTTATACATTGGTAAGATTAAGGCTAGGTACCATTGCGAAAGCATGCCAAACAAAAGAAGCATTTTTTGATGTAGAACTTAAAAAGTATACACAGTTCATGCTGTCTATTATGGATAAGAGAATTAAATTCATGGCAGAGGAATCGAACTTCTTTGAAACTTCTTTCTTAGCAAAAGAAGGATTCATAAAGAAAGAAAATTTTACAGCAATGCCTGCTATCGTAGGACTTGCAGATGCAGTGAACCATTTATTAGCCCTTGAAGGCAAGGATGAAAGATTTGGAAGTTCAGAATATGGCGATGAATTAGCGCATCAAATCCTGACATATATGGAAGCAGAAGTAAAGAATCATGTTGCGCCATATTGTGAAAGAACTGGAAATCGTTATTTATTCCATGCACAAGTGGGTGCAAGTATATTGGAATGTGATAAAGAAAATACACCTGCCCATAGAATTACTGTTGGAGATGAGCCAATACTACCGCTTCACCTAACTCAATCGGCCCAATTCCACAAGTATTTCCCATCAGGAACTGGAGATTTATTTGCTTTCGATCAAACCTATTTAAACAATTTAGATGCAGTACTGGATATTGTGGATGGTGCATTTAGCAAAGGATACCGTTATATTACAACGTATTTACAAAATTCAGACCTCATTCGAGTAACTGGATACCTAGCAAAACGAAGTGAAGTAGAAAAAGCGAGAAGAGAAGAAGTGGTCCTTAGAAATACGGAAATGTTAGGAATGGGTACCGATGACAATGCTAAAGTCTTTAGCAGAAGGACAAGGGATTCGTATGGAAAGTAA
- a CDS encoding glycine/sarcosine/betaine reductase component B subunit produces the protein MRLELGNIFIQDVKFGEATKVENKILYINKDEMLKELGGDERIKSIDIELAHPGEEVRITPVKDVIEPRVKVEGPGGIFPGVINKVDTVGSGRTHALKNVAVVTAGKIVGFQEGIIDMSGPGAEYTPFSGLHNIVVVAEPIDGLKQYDHEAAVRMIGFKAAIYLGEAARNVEPDEVKAYETEPIFESANKYPDLPKVGYVYMLQTQGLLHDTYVYGVDAKKIVPTILYPTEIMDGAIVSGNCVSACDKNPTYVHLNNGIIEDLYEKHGKELNFVGVIITNENVYLADKERSSNWTAKLCKFLGLDGVIVSQEGFGNPDTDLIMNCKKIEGEGIKTVIVTDEYAGRDGASQSLADADVKANAVVTNGNANETIVLPPMKKIIGTTDYVDKIAGGFDGSLRADGSIEVEIQAITGATNETGFGRLTAKGF, from the coding sequence GTGCGTTTAGAGTTAGGTAATATTTTTATCCAAGATGTAAAGTTTGGAGAGGCTACGAAAGTAGAAAACAAGATTCTTTACATCAATAAGGATGAAATGCTGAAAGAGTTAGGTGGAGATGAACGTATTAAGAGTATCGACATCGAATTAGCTCATCCAGGGGAAGAAGTTAGAATAACACCTGTAAAGGATGTTATTGAGCCAAGAGTAAAAGTTGAAGGACCAGGGGGAATTTTCCCAGGAGTAATCAACAAAGTAGATACAGTAGGTAGTGGTCGCACACATGCTTTAAAAAATGTAGCCGTAGTGACAGCAGGAAAAATCGTTGGTTTCCAAGAAGGAATCATTGATATGTCCGGTCCGGGTGCAGAGTACACACCATTTTCAGGATTGCATAACATCGTTGTTGTAGCTGAGCCTATAGATGGGCTAAAACAATATGACCACGAAGCCGCAGTAAGAATGATCGGCTTCAAAGCAGCGATTTACTTAGGGGAAGCGGCAAGAAACGTAGAGCCAGATGAAGTGAAAGCTTATGAAACGGAGCCAATTTTTGAATCCGCAAATAAGTACCCAGATCTTCCAAAGGTAGGATACGTTTACATGCTACAAACTCAAGGCTTACTGCATGATACATACGTATACGGTGTAGATGCTAAGAAAATTGTGCCTACCATTCTATACCCTACAGAGATCATGGATGGAGCTATTGTAAGTGGAAACTGTGTTTCTGCATGCGACAAGAACCCGACTTATGTGCATTTAAACAATGGAATTATTGAAGACCTATACGAAAAACATGGTAAAGAATTAAACTTTGTTGGTGTCATCATTACCAACGAAAACGTTTACCTTGCAGACAAAGAAAGATCCTCAAACTGGACAGCAAAGCTTTGTAAGTTCTTAGGGTTAGATGGTGTAATCGTATCTCAAGAAGGTTTCGGTAATCCAGATACAGACCTTATCATGAACTGTAAGAAGATTGAAGGCGAAGGCATTAAAACCGTTATTGTTACGGACGAATATGCAGGTAGAGATGGCGCTTCTCAATCATTAGCTGATGCTGATGTGAAGGCAAATGCCGTTGTAACCAATGGTAATGCCAATGAAACCATTGTACTGCCTCCGATGAAAAAAATCATTGGAACAACAGATTACGTTGATAAAATCGCAGGTGGATTTGATGGCAGCTTAAGAGCAGATGGCAGTATTGAAGTGGAGATCCAAGCAATTACAGGTGCTACCAATGAAACAGGATTCGGTAGATTGACAGCAAAAGGTTTCTAG